A DNA window from Xiphias gladius isolate SHS-SW01 ecotype Sanya breed wild chromosome 3, ASM1685928v1, whole genome shotgun sequence contains the following coding sequences:
- the LOC120788186 gene encoding protein lin-7 homolog B isoform X4 encodes MRTGGARDRTIDLPVYEQLYDTLDIVGGPEVRAQATAKATVAAFAASEGHAHPRVVELPKTEEGLGFNIMGGKEQNSPIYISRVIPGGVADRQGGLKRGDQLLSVNGVSVEGEHHEKAVELLKAAQASVKLVVRYTPKVLEEMEARFEKMRSARRRQQHTSYSSLESRG; translated from the exons atgcggactggaggagccagggatcggACCAtcgaccttccg GTATATGAGCAGCTATATGACACTCTAGACATTGTTGGAGGACCAGAAGTGCGAGCACAGGCAACAGCCAAG GCCACAGTGGCAGCCTTTGCAGCGAGCGAGGGCCATGCCCACCCAAGGGTGGTGGAGCTGCCCAAGACAGAAGAGGGTCTGGGCTTTAACATCATGGGGGGCAAAGAGCAGAACTCCCCCATCTACATCTCCAGAGTGATCCCTGGGGGGGTGGCAGACCGCCAAGGAGGGCTGAAGAGAGGAGACCAGCTGCTGTCTGTCAATGGCGTG AGCGTTGAGGGGGAGCACCATGAAAAGGCCGTAGAGCTGCTGAAGGCAGCCCAGGCTTCAGTCAAACTTGTGGTCCGTTACACCCCAAAGGTCCTGGAGGAAATGGAGGCTCGCTTTGAGAAGATGAGGAGTGCCCGGAGACGACAGCAGCACACCAGCTACTC ATCTCTGGAGTCCAGGGGCTAG
- the LOC120788186 gene encoding protein lin-7 homolog B isoform X3, whose product MLKQLITKSRTGAGAVVKLLRQVVPPDPWSTISTLAQSDTRLLSADIVIVKDGQLIAVNETFCSNTRRSLAEELIMMSSYYHPAKEAEMAAMTEPLCLERDVCRVIELLDRLQRSGELPPPKLQALQRVLQSKFCAAIREVYEQLYDTLDIVGGPEVRAQATAKATVAAFAASEGHAHPRVVELPKTEEGLGFNIMGGKEQNSPIYISRVIPGGVADRQGGLKRGDQLLSVNGVSVEGEHHEKAVELLKAAQASVKLVVRYTPKVLEEMEARFEKMRSARRRQQHTSYSSLESRG is encoded by the exons ATGCTGAAACAGCTCATTACAAAGTCACGCACTGGGGCCGGAGCCGTAGTGAAGCTGCTGCGTCAAGTTGTCCCGCCTGATCCTTGGTCCACCATCTCGACCCTCGCTCAGTCAGACACTCGCCTTCTATCTGCTGACATCGTCATCGTAAAAGATGGACAACTCATCGCTGTGAACGAGACTTTCTGCTCAAATACGCGGCGTTCGTTAGCGGAGGAGCTCATAATGATGTCCTCTTATTACCACCCAGCCAAGGAAGCAGAGATGGCGGCCATGACAGAGCCGCTCTGCCTGGAAAGAG ATGTGTGCAGGGTGATCGAGCTGTTGGACCGTCTGCAGCGGAGCGGTGAGCTGCCTCCTCCCAAACTGCAGGCCCTGCAGAGAGTCCTACAGAGCAAATTCTGTGCTGCCATCAGAGAG GTATATGAGCAGCTATATGACACTCTAGACATTGTTGGAGGACCAGAAGTGCGAGCACAGGCAACAGCCAAG GCCACAGTGGCAGCCTTTGCAGCGAGCGAGGGCCATGCCCACCCAAGGGTGGTGGAGCTGCCCAAGACAGAAGAGGGTCTGGGCTTTAACATCATGGGGGGCAAAGAGCAGAACTCCCCCATCTACATCTCCAGAGTGATCCCTGGGGGGGTGGCAGACCGCCAAGGAGGGCTGAAGAGAGGAGACCAGCTGCTGTCTGTCAATGGCGTG AGCGTTGAGGGGGAGCACCATGAAAAGGCCGTAGAGCTGCTGAAGGCAGCCCAGGCTTCAGTCAAACTTGTGGTCCGTTACACCCCAAAGGTCCTGGAGGAAATGGAGGCTCGCTTTGAGAAGATGAGGAGTGCCCGGAGACGACAGCAGCACACCAGCTACTC ATCTCTGGAGTCCAGGGGCTAG
- the LOC120788186 gene encoding protein lin-7 homolog B isoform X1 encodes MTVFGYLNCLSLCDRVRVCRSYRCCKCLRGFGQSRDRCSCPARFCLVVVNGFNCGVQSETKMPTILLLSRCTSDSIGLRTKYYHILIVAVMTQEGRAGRPLTVRFLHTQAPIIHQGQFGAQYLAQGHLDMRTGGARDRTIDLPVYEQLYDTLDIVGGPEVRAQATAKATVAAFAASEGHAHPRVVELPKTEEGLGFNIMGGKEQNSPIYISRVIPGGVADRQGGLKRGDQLLSVNGVSVEGEHHEKAVELLKAAQASVKLVVRYTPKVLEEMEARFEKMRSARRRQQHTSYSSLESRG; translated from the exons ATGACGGTGTTTGGTTACCTGAACTGTCTCTCCTTGTGTGATAGAGTGAGGGTGTGTCGCAGTTATCGCTGCTGCAAATGCTTGAGAGGGTTCGGCCAATCGCGCGACCGTTGCTCGTGCCCCGCACGTTTCTGTCTCGTAGTAGTAAACGGCTTTAACTGTGGAGTCcaatcagaaacaaaaatgCCCACCATACTCCTGCTTTCTCGCTGTACGTCGGATTCAATCGGATTGCGGACTAAGTATTATCATATTCTCATCGTTGCGGTTATGACTCAGGAAGGTAGAGCtggtcgtccactaaccg tcCGCTTTCTACACACTCAAGCACCGATaatacatcaggggcaatttggggctcagtatcttgcccaaggacacttagacatgcggactggaggagccagggatcggACCAtcgaccttccg GTATATGAGCAGCTATATGACACTCTAGACATTGTTGGAGGACCAGAAGTGCGAGCACAGGCAACAGCCAAG GCCACAGTGGCAGCCTTTGCAGCGAGCGAGGGCCATGCCCACCCAAGGGTGGTGGAGCTGCCCAAGACAGAAGAGGGTCTGGGCTTTAACATCATGGGGGGCAAAGAGCAGAACTCCCCCATCTACATCTCCAGAGTGATCCCTGGGGGGGTGGCAGACCGCCAAGGAGGGCTGAAGAGAGGAGACCAGCTGCTGTCTGTCAATGGCGTG AGCGTTGAGGGGGAGCACCATGAAAAGGCCGTAGAGCTGCTGAAGGCAGCCCAGGCTTCAGTCAAACTTGTGGTCCGTTACACCCCAAAGGTCCTGGAGGAAATGGAGGCTCGCTTTGAGAAGATGAGGAGTGCCCGGAGACGACAGCAGCACACCAGCTACTC ATCTCTGGAGTCCAGGGGCTAG
- the LOC120788186 gene encoding protein lin-7 homolog B isoform X2: protein MTVFGYLNCLSLCDRVRVCRSYRCCKCLRGFGQSRDRCSCPARFCLVVVNGFNCGVQSETKMPTILLLSRCTSDSIGLRTKYYHILIVAVMTQEGRAGRPLTDVCRVIELLDRLQRSGELPPPKLQALQRVLQSKFCAAIREVYEQLYDTLDIVGGPEVRAQATAKATVAAFAASEGHAHPRVVELPKTEEGLGFNIMGGKEQNSPIYISRVIPGGVADRQGGLKRGDQLLSVNGVSVEGEHHEKAVELLKAAQASVKLVVRYTPKVLEEMEARFEKMRSARRRQQHTSYSSLESRG, encoded by the exons ATGACGGTGTTTGGTTACCTGAACTGTCTCTCCTTGTGTGATAGAGTGAGGGTGTGTCGCAGTTATCGCTGCTGCAAATGCTTGAGAGGGTTCGGCCAATCGCGCGACCGTTGCTCGTGCCCCGCACGTTTCTGTCTCGTAGTAGTAAACGGCTTTAACTGTGGAGTCcaatcagaaacaaaaatgCCCACCATACTCCTGCTTTCTCGCTGTACGTCGGATTCAATCGGATTGCGGACTAAGTATTATCATATTCTCATCGTTGCGGTTATGACTCAGGAAGGTAGAGCtggtcgtccactaaccg ATGTGTGCAGGGTGATCGAGCTGTTGGACCGTCTGCAGCGGAGCGGTGAGCTGCCTCCTCCCAAACTGCAGGCCCTGCAGAGAGTCCTACAGAGCAAATTCTGTGCTGCCATCAGAGAG GTATATGAGCAGCTATATGACACTCTAGACATTGTTGGAGGACCAGAAGTGCGAGCACAGGCAACAGCCAAG GCCACAGTGGCAGCCTTTGCAGCGAGCGAGGGCCATGCCCACCCAAGGGTGGTGGAGCTGCCCAAGACAGAAGAGGGTCTGGGCTTTAACATCATGGGGGGCAAAGAGCAGAACTCCCCCATCTACATCTCCAGAGTGATCCCTGGGGGGGTGGCAGACCGCCAAGGAGGGCTGAAGAGAGGAGACCAGCTGCTGTCTGTCAATGGCGTG AGCGTTGAGGGGGAGCACCATGAAAAGGCCGTAGAGCTGCTGAAGGCAGCCCAGGCTTCAGTCAAACTTGTGGTCCGTTACACCCCAAAGGTCCTGGAGGAAATGGAGGCTCGCTTTGAGAAGATGAGGAGTGCCCGGAGACGACAGCAGCACACCAGCTACTC ATCTCTGGAGTCCAGGGGCTAG
- the snrnp70 gene encoding U1 small nuclear ribonucleoprotein 70 kDa — MTQFLPPNLLALFAPRDPIPFLPQLEKLPHEKHHNQPYSGIAPFIRHFEDPRDAPPPTRAETREERLERKRREKIERRQAVVETELKLWDPHNDPNAQGDAFKTLFVARVNYDTTESKLRREFEVYGPIKRIYIVYNKRTGKPRGYAFIEYEHERDMHSAYKHADGKKIDGRRVLVDVERGRTVKGWHPRRLGGGLGGTRRGGADVNIKHSGRDDASRYDDRPLGGDRDRGDRRERSRERDRDKDRDRRRSRSRERRRRTRSRERERERDRQIGGGEDNSGSSRRRERERERGGAAGGNSRSRERSRDRKRRSRSRDRKRDRERGKGLDGEEVSQGDAAPEGGERMLEEHEGEVGEGMEERRDRDRERDRERRRSHRDRDRRRGDRDREHKRERGERDRGDRREERHGSLRDDMGPQDDMGNEDEGGAPSHMEEYSQDGMMMDQQSVPSADGYGSSENGYKMEAPGDEY, encoded by the exons ATGACGCAGTTTCTCCCACCGAACCTGCTGGCCCTCTTTGCACCGCGGGACCCCATACCTTTCCTGCCTCAGCTGGAGAAGCTGCCCCATGAGAAACATCACAACCAGCCTTACAGTGGCATCGCACCGTTCATCAGGCACTTCGAG GATCCTAGAGATGCTCCTCCACCAACAAGAGCAGAGACCCGTGAGGAGCGGCTGGAGAGAAAG aggCGAGAGAAGATTGAGAGAAGGCAAGCAGTGGTGGAGACAGAACTTAAGCTTT GGGACCCCCACAATGACCCTAATGCACAAGGTGATGCCTTCAAGACTTTATTTGTTGCACGAGTG AACTATGATACTACAGAATCCAAGCTTCGGCGTGAGTTTGAGGTCTATGGCCCCATTAAACGG ATTTACATAGTCTACAACAAGAGGACGGGGAAGCCTCGGGGCTATGCATTCATTGAGTATGAGCATGAACGAGACATGCACT CCGCCTACAAGCATGCAGACGGGAAGAAGATTGATGGTAGAAGGGTGCTGGTGGATGTGGAACGAGGACGCACTGTCAAAGGATGGCATCCTCGCAGGCTAG GTGGTGGATTGGGTGGCACTAGGAGAGGTGGAGCCGATGTCAACATCAAGCACTCTGGCCGAGATGATGCATCACGTTATGATGATCGCCCCTTGGGGGG TGATCGGGACCGTGGAGACCGGAGGGAGCGCAGCCGTGAGCGCGACCGGGACAAGGACAGAGACCGCCGTAGGTCCCGATCCCGCGAACGCCGTCGACGTACCCGTTCCcgggagcgagagagggagagagacaggcagattggaggaggagaggacaacaGCGGTAGTAGCCGGCGtcgagagcgagagagggagcgTGGGGGggcagcaggaggaaacagcaggAGTAGGGAGAGGAGTCGAGACCGgaagagaaggagcaggagcCGGGATCGCaagagggacagggagagaggcAAGGGGCTGGATGGGGAGGAGGTCAGCCAGGGAGACGCTGCCCCTGAAGGTGGGGAGCGGATGCTAGAGGAACATGAAGGAGAAGTGGGTGAAGGCATGGAGGAGCGtagagacagggacagagaaagGGACAGGGAACGAAGGCGTAGCCATAGGGACAGAGACAGGCGCAGGGGAGACCGAGACAGGGAGCACAAAAGGGagcggggagagagagacagaggtgacCGCAGAGAAGAGCGTCATGGATCCTTACGAGACGACATGGGCCCCCAGGATGACATGGGCAACGAGGATGAGGGAGGAGCGCCATCACACATGGAAGAGTACAGTCAGGATGGGATGATGATGGACCAGCAGTCAGTGCCATCAGCTGACGGCTATGGCTCCAGTGAGAATGGCTACAAGATGGAGGCACCAGGAGATGAGTACTGA